Below is a genomic region from Methanococcus vannielii SB.
CCTAGTATAGATATTTATCGGGTTATTACCTCCCCCAATTTCGTTCCAATTTGTAATTTCCCCAGAATATATTTTTTGAAGTTCTTTTGTCGTTAAGTCAGATACGGGATTTTCTTTATGGGTTATTATTGCAATCCCATCTAAACCTATTTTATAAACCACCATATTTGGATATTTTTCTTTTTCCTCAGATTTTAAATCTCTTCCGGCCATTCCAATTGTTAGGCGCCCTTCACCAGTTTCTTTTATTCCAAAACCAGAACCTCCACCTGTAACTTCAACCTGCACGTTTCTATTTTCATGCATGTATTCTTTTGAAATATCTTTCATTATTGGAATTAATGCAGTTCCACCAGCAGTTTTAATTGAAACAGTTTCTCCAGAACTTTCAGTAGATATACAACCACTTAAACATAATGTTGAAATTATGAGTAGTGATATGATTAAATTATAGAATTTCAAATTACCACCTTAAAAACTAAAAAATAAATTGAGTTTATGTATTTAAATCATTTCTAAAAATGCTTCAAGCCTTGTTTTTATCTGTTCTTTATCGCTTTCAGAATAATCGGTTTCTATTCTTACTATTGGTATACCCACTTCTTTTAATTTTTTCTCGACTAATGCTCCTTCAATATTAAAAGTATGACAGTTTTGAAGAGTATAGTATATTACGCCATCTGCTTTCTGTTCATCTACTAATTCCTTGAGTCTTTTAATTCTATCTTCATTACTATAGGTGCAAGCACAAGGAATTTTAAAATATCGGCTAGATAAATCTTCAATTGAGTATCCTTCAACATAATTTTCAAACTGCCTAGTTCCGGTACATGATTCTTCTCCAACGACTACTCCACCGATATTTTCGACTATTTCTGGAATTTTGGTGTTTCCAGCAACCATTGGGCATCCTGCAATTAATATTCTTTTTCCAGAGTAACCTTCATTATTTTCAACTCTTTCTTCGAGTTCATTAATTAAATTTTCAATAATTCCAGTAATCGTATTTATATCTAAAAGATAAGACATTTGGAATAATTTTAAAGCGTCAGTTCCCTTTATAGGGCTTATTTTATTTCTCCTAAGTTCATAAACCTTATAAAACAATTCTCTTAACTTATTTACTTTATCAATGGCTTCTTTTAACTTTTCTTCAGTAATTTTGTTCCCTGTTTCTTCTTCAATTAGTTCTTTTAAATCCCTTACTTCTTCCAACCATAATTTAGCAGATCTTTCATCTCTAAAATGTGGCAATTGCATAACATGCAGTTTTACCATTTCAGACATGTGTTCAAACATTTTTTTCTTTCCATCACAAGTAGTTTCTCCAATAATAATGTCAGAAGCTTCAATGTATGGGCAGGCTTTGTCTTTTTTAAATCCATATGATGATTTGATTAAAGGGCAAATATTTCTCGGTAAATCTTCTTCTGCTGAAGGAATTGTCACTTCTTTCCCACCACAAAGTCCAACCGGAATTGCATCAGCTGCTAAAATTAATTCAGTAGGTACAAATGTACAAAACAATCCGAATACCTTTTTTCCATCATTTTTTTGACCGTATAATTCATCCCTTCTTTTTGAAAATGCATTATTTAATTCATCAATCGACTTTAAACCATCCATATTTTCCACCAGAAATTTTAAATAGTACTTATATATTAGATTTTCTAATGTGTGGATAATTTCCACGAAAAAAACCTTAATTATAAAAATGATTTATATAATATAAATATTTTTATTAGTATATCTAATATATAACAAAATATTTAAAAAAATAATATTATATATTATAATATATTATTAAATAAAAAATTCTTTAAATTAAAAAATAACATTATTAATTAACTGCAATTTTAAGTAACTGCAATTTTAAAAAACAAAATTAATTCAAAAGATTAAAAAATTAAGGCAGGTAAGATAATTATGGTAAGTAAAATACCAACGTATGTACCATAAAAAAATTTAAGGAATTTAAAAAAATTTAATTTAAACGGTATTTTTTTATTTTACGGAAAATAATGGCAAAACTGTTTTTTTATAGGTTTCATTTAAAACTTCTGCAAATCCCGTATATATTGCAGAAGAACCACATATTATGCCCACTACTCCAGCAATAGTTGTTATCTGTGAACTGCCTGTAATGTCCCCTGCTGCAAGCAGGAAGAATAATAATGTAAGACTCCCAAATACGAATTGTAATGCCCGATTTGCTTTAAATGTTCCAAAAAACATTCCTAATGTAAAAATACCCCACATTGCTAAATAAAATGCCATTTCAGTTGGACTAGATGGATTTGCAATTCCTAATTTCGGCATTACCAATATTCCAACAAGGCTGAGCCAGAACAGCCCGTATGATGTAAATGCTAATGTTCCAAACGTATTTCCTTTTTTCCATTCCATTATTCCCACAATAACTTGAGAAAGTCCCCCATAGAAGATGCCCATCGCAAGAATCATAGACCCTATATCAAATAAACCAACATTATGTAAGTTTAATAGTACCGTAGTAATTCCAAAGCCCATAAGTCCTAAAGGAGCAGGGTTTGCAGTAGTATCTCTTATTGCGGTATTTTGTTCTTGCATAGTTTTACCTCAATTATCATGATTAATCATTATAAATACTGATATATATAACTATAGCATTTAAAAATTATTGTAAAAATAAACTGTTTATATTAATTTTTAAGTTATAACTAATCTATAATTTAAATAAATTTAAATGGGATTAATCAAAGTTAACAAAAAAATTTAATGGTTTTTAAAAAATAGTTTCAAAAATATTATATATTTTAAAAATATTTAACTTAAAGCTAAAAGACATGCTCCAACACAACAAACTATTTGCGGTTCTTTTGGTATTAAAAGTTTCTTTTCCAATTTTGCCTCCAAAACTTTTATTAAAACACTGTTTTTTGCAACTCCTCCACTAAATACTATATTTTCAAGTTTCATTCTTTTTACCATTGGAATTATTCTATTTGAAATGCTATCATATACGCCCATTATAATCTCTTCTTTAGGCGTTTTTTTAGATAACAGTGAAATTATTTCAGTTTCTGCAAACACTGCACACATTGATGATATTTTTGAATGGTTTTTGGAGCTATACTCATTTATATCTTTATCTAAATTTAAAATATCAATGCATTTTTCTAAAAATTTGCCGGTTCCAGCAGCACACTTATCCGAAAGTATAAAATCAACAACTTGGCCATCTTTTAGTTTTAAAACTTTACTATCTTGCCCCCCAATATCTATTAACCCTTCTGCTTCTTTGAAAAAATAGTTTGCACCTTTTCCAAGTGCAATTACCTCTGGAACCACTT
It encodes:
- a CDS encoding double-cubane-cluster-containing anaerobic reductase codes for the protein MDGLKSIDELNNAFSKRRDELYGQKNDGKKVFGLFCTFVPTELILAADAIPVGLCGGKEVTIPSAEEDLPRNICPLIKSSYGFKKDKACPYIEASDIIIGETTCDGKKKMFEHMSEMVKLHVMQLPHFRDERSAKLWLEEVRDLKELIEEETGNKITEEKLKEAIDKVNKLRELFYKVYELRRNKISPIKGTDALKLFQMSYLLDINTITGIIENLINELEERVENNEGYSGKRILIAGCPMVAGNTKIPEIVENIGGVVVGEESCTGTRQFENYVEGYSIEDLSSRYFKIPCACTYSNEDRIKRLKELVDEQKADGVIYYTLQNCHTFNIEGALVEKKLKEVGIPIVRIETDYSESDKEQIKTRLEAFLEMI
- a CDS encoding acetate uptake transporter, whose amino-acid sequence is MQEQNTAIRDTTANPAPLGLMGFGITTVLLNLHNVGLFDIGSMILAMGIFYGGLSQVIVGIMEWKKGNTFGTLAFTSYGLFWLSLVGILVMPKLGIANPSSPTEMAFYLAMWGIFTLGMFFGTFKANRALQFVFGSLTLLFFLLAAGDITGSSQITTIAGVVGIICGSSAIYTGFAEVLNETYKKTVLPLFSVK
- a CDS encoding acyl-CoA dehydratase activase, giving the protein MILGIDIGSTTTKFVLMDNNNIVDYEIKNLGVVVDENELLNMIEEFKKGRNVEKTVATGYGRHKISFVEKVVPEVIALGKGANYFFKEAEGLIDIGGQDSKVLKLKDGQVVDFILSDKCAAGTGKFLEKCIDILNLDKDINEYSSKNHSKISSMCAVFAETEIISLLSKKTPKEEIIMGVYDSISNRIIPMVKRMKLENIVFSGGVAKNSVLIKVLEAKLEKKLLIPKEPQIVCCVGACLLALS
- a CDS encoding phosphate ABC transporter substrate-binding protein yields the protein MKFYNLIISLLIISTLCLSGCISTESSGETVSIKTAGGTALIPIMKDISKEYMHENRNVQVEVTGGGSGFGIKETGEGRLTIGMAGRDLKSEEKEKYPNMVVYKIGLDGIAIITHKENPVSDLTTKELQKIYSGEITNWNEIGGGNNPINIYTREEESGTHETFLNEGLLKGNISPRSLMVSSNGEMKSKISLDKNGIGYISIGYVDDSVKTLMFNGVEPTQENVKEGIYKIYRPLNILTNGKPENSVQNFIEYILGPNGQKIIENNGFLPVN